The proteins below come from a single Caenibius sp. WL genomic window:
- a CDS encoding Lrp/AsnC family transcriptional regulator, translating to MAEVFIDDLDRQLIAILAGDARVSNRRIASELGVTEGTVRGRIKRLQQDKLISFTAITGLELASKSRLGKIRVQAEAVRQRELANLIGQMSPVNAVLLTMGSFNILAMCLFEELDELADLASNRILVLPGVHHVETSVAVRQLKYNTLVAKIT from the coding sequence ATGGCGGAAGTCTTCATCGACGATCTCGATCGCCAGCTTATCGCGATTCTCGCCGGCGATGCGCGCGTTTCCAACCGCCGCATCGCGTCCGAACTCGGAGTCACCGAAGGCACCGTGCGTGGCCGGATCAAGCGGTTGCAGCAGGACAAGCTGATCAGCTTCACCGCGATCACCGGGCTCGAACTCGCGTCGAAATCGCGGCTGGGCAAGATTCGCGTTCAGGCGGAAGCCGTCCGCCAGCGCGAACTGGCCAATCTCATCGGGCAGATGTCGCCGGTCAACGCCGTGTTGCTGACGATGGGCTCGTTCAACATTCTGGCGATGTGCCTGTTCGAGGAACTGGACGAACTGGCCGATCTCGCGTCCAACCGCATTCTCGTGCTGCCGGGCGTGCATCATGTGGAAACCTCGGTCGCCGTGCGCCAGCTCAAGTACAACACGCTGGTCGCCAAGATCACCTGA
- a CDS encoding helix-turn-helix transcriptional regulator — translation MPHRETIKLVPTELQVFARRLREARREASLTQARLGQLAGLDRTYISHLERGLANPSLVKMSQLARIVGKSVADLLRG, via the coding sequence TTGCCGCACCGCGAGACGATCAAGCTCGTACCCACCGAGTTACAGGTTTTTGCTCGCCGTCTGCGAGAGGCCAGGCGGGAAGCGAGCCTGACCCAGGCGCGGCTCGGCCAGCTGGCCGGGCTGGATCGCACTTATATCTCCCATCTGGAACGGGGGCTCGCCAATCCGAGCCTCGTCAAGATGTCCCAATTGGCCCGGATCGTCGGCAAGTCTGTTGCGGATCTTTTGCGCGGGTGA
- a CDS encoding NUDIX domain-containing protein produces the protein MERNAAMLLVVAAMIRDRAGRVLLQRRPPGKAHAGLWEFPGGKVEPGESPRESLVRELEEELGLVLEAESLTPAGFAESDGAESDGTGGGANGGRAILILLYEAGAWHGEPEAREGGSFAWVEPAAFGEYPMPPLDIDLVSCLAVKNFSS, from the coding sequence GTGGAAAGGAATGCGGCCATGTTGCTCGTCGTCGCGGCGATGATTCGGGATCGGGCGGGGCGCGTTCTCCTGCAACGGCGCCCGCCGGGCAAAGCGCATGCCGGCCTGTGGGAATTTCCCGGCGGCAAAGTGGAACCCGGCGAAAGCCCGCGCGAATCGCTGGTGCGCGAACTGGAGGAGGAACTGGGGCTGGTGCTGGAAGCGGAATCGCTGACGCCGGCCGGCTTTGCCGAAAGTGATGGGGCCGAAAGCGATGGAACGGGCGGCGGCGCAAACGGCGGCCGGGCAATCCTGATCCTGCTGTACGAGGCTGGGGCGTGGCACGGGGAACCCGAAGCGCGGGAAGGGGGCTCTTTCGCGTGGGTTGAACCGGCGGCATTCGGCGAATATCCGATGCCGCCGCTGGATATCGATCTGGTTTCTTGCCTCGCGGTGAAAAACTTCTCGTCTTAG
- a CDS encoding Flp family type IVb pilin: MKQCKGLTRLLRDSAGAAAVEYGLILALIVLAIMTSVQFTATQALALWEKVKMAADAVM; the protein is encoded by the coding sequence GTGAAACAGTGCAAGGGGCTTACACGCCTGCTCCGCGATAGCGCGGGGGCTGCGGCCGTTGAATACGGCCTGATCCTGGCCCTGATCGTTCTCGCCATCATGACTTCCGTCCAATTCACCGCAACACAAGCTCTTGCGCTGTGGGAGAAAGTCAAAATGGCCGCCGACGCTGTAATGTAA
- a CDS encoding Flp family type IVb pilin, with protein sequence MKFFQSVLRDESGATAIEYGLIAALVAVAAIAAMSFLGGELTNLFNGVGNELSDATTNLDTSAGTTTGTTTGG encoded by the coding sequence ATGAAATTCTTCCAGAGCGTGCTGCGCGATGAATCGGGCGCAACGGCTATCGAATATGGTCTGATTGCAGCCCTCGTCGCGGTTGCCGCGATCGCAGCGATGAGCTTCCTGGGCGGCGAACTCACGAACCTCTTCAACGGGGTTGGCAACGAGCTTTCGGATGCTACCACAAACCTCGACACCTCTGCGGGTACGACCACGGGTACGACCACGGGCGGCTGA
- a CDS encoding M48 family metalloprotease: MRFAAVLGKRLALISTCALFPLTLSGCMGGEIASTGTPLSAMERQEGAKAHPELVAEFGGAETGPRADYVASVTRNVAVHSGLSSAPGDFTVTLLNSSVNNAFAIPGGYVYVTRQLVALMNNEAELAGVMGHEVGHVAARHSARRQAAAQQNALLGVLGQVLSGVVFGDSALGQIGKEIATTAPQLATLRYSRGQELQADDLGIEYLARAGYNPRAMGHVLESLAAQNALDAQLQGKASGVPEWASTHPDPASRVQTAYAKAGAAATGKTNEDLFLTRINGIMYGDDPKQGVIEGRRFLHPEFRLSFEAPQGFYLVNGARAVSINGQSGRAQLTAAAYSGNLESYIRTAFNALVGQGQTLAPSTIERTTVNGIPAAYGVARANTSSGQVDVVVFAYEFAQNRAFHFAAITAAGQSGSLNSMYRSMRRLSASEASAIKPRRVEVVTVKPGDTVASLAARMAFDDAREARFRVLNGLNASDRLTAGEKVKIVVKAAS, encoded by the coding sequence ATGCGGTTCGCGGCGGTTTTGGGCAAACGGCTCGCCCTGATTTCCACCTGCGCTCTGTTTCCGCTCACGCTGAGCGGGTGCATGGGCGGGGAAATTGCGTCCACCGGCACGCCGCTGAGCGCGATGGAACGGCAGGAGGGCGCCAAGGCCCATCCCGAACTGGTGGCGGAATTCGGCGGCGCCGAAACCGGGCCCCGCGCGGACTATGTGGCGAGCGTGACGCGCAATGTCGCGGTGCATTCCGGCCTCAGCAGCGCGCCGGGCGATTTTACCGTCACGCTGCTCAATTCCTCGGTGAACAACGCTTTCGCGATTCCCGGCGGCTATGTCTACGTCACCCGCCAGCTTGTGGCGCTGATGAACAACGAAGCCGAACTGGCCGGTGTGATGGGGCACGAGGTCGGCCATGTCGCCGCGCGGCATTCCGCCCGCCGCCAGGCCGCGGCGCAGCAGAATGCGCTGCTCGGCGTGCTCGGCCAGGTGCTGTCGGGCGTGGTGTTCGGTGACAGCGCGCTGGGCCAGATCGGCAAGGAAATCGCGACCACCGCACCGCAACTGGCGACGTTGCGCTATTCGCGCGGGCAGGAATTGCAGGCCGACGATCTCGGCATCGAATACCTTGCCCGGGCCGGGTACAATCCCCGGGCGATGGGGCATGTGCTGGAAAGCCTTGCCGCGCAGAATGCGCTGGATGCCCAGTTGCAGGGCAAGGCTTCGGGCGTGCCGGAATGGGCGTCCACCCACCCCGATCCCGCCTCGCGCGTGCAGACCGCCTATGCCAAGGCGGGCGCCGCCGCGACCGGCAAGACGAACGAAGATCTGTTCCTCACCCGGATCAACGGCATCATGTATGGCGACGATCCGAAGCAGGGGGTGATTGAAGGCCGCAGGTTCCTGCACCCCGAATTCCGCCTTTCCTTCGAAGCACCGCAGGGCTTCTACCTCGTCAACGGCGCGCGCGCCGTGTCGATCAACGGGCAGAGCGGCCGGGCGCAGCTCACCGCCGCGGCGTACAGCGGCAATCTCGAAAGCTACATCCGCACCGCGTTCAACGCGCTGGTCGGGCAGGGGCAGACGCTGGCGCCCAGCACGATCGAGCGGACGACGGTGAACGGCATTCCGGCGGCCTATGGCGTCGCGCGGGCGAACACCAGCAGCGGGCAGGTGGACGTGGTGGTTTTCGCCTATGAATTCGCGCAGAACCGCGCGTTCCATTTCGCCGCGATCACGGCGGCGGGGCAATCGGGTTCGCTCAACAGCATGTACCGCTCGATGCGCCGCCTCAGCGCGAGCGAGGCATCGGCGATCAAACCGCGCCGGGTGGAAGTGGTGACAGTGAAGCCGGGCGACACCGTGGCCTCGCTCGCCGCACGCATGGCGTTCGACGATGCGCGCGAAGCCCGTTTCCGGGTGCTGAACGGCTTGAACGCCAGCGACCGGCTGACCGCGGGCGAGAAAGTCAAGATCGTCGTCAAAGCGGCCAGTTGA
- a CDS encoding acetyl-CoA carboxylase carboxyltransferase subunit alpha, whose amino-acid sequence MISYLEFEKPVAALESRITELRAAAEGDDVDISSELERLEGKSADLLASIYGSLTPWQKTQVARHPMRPHFRDFVAYAFEDFIPLGGDRYYGEDEAIVGGFARLGDRRIMLIGHEKGHDTESRLRHNFGMGKPEGYRKAIRLMEMASRFGLPVVTLVDTSGAFPGVEAEERGQAEAIARSTEACLALDVPMVATIVGEGGSGGAVALASAERVLMMEHAVYSVISPEGCASILWRTAEKAPEAAEAMKVTARDLLKLGVIDRIVPEPVGGAHRDPRAAALTLRDAIAEELDTLVAMDRGALQRMREDRFLGIGAGVERKTK is encoded by the coding sequence ATGATCTCCTATCTCGAATTCGAAAAACCGGTCGCCGCGCTGGAATCGCGCATTACCGAACTGCGTGCAGCGGCCGAAGGCGACGATGTCGATATCAGCAGTGAACTGGAACGGCTCGAAGGCAAAAGCGCCGATCTGCTCGCCAGCATCTACGGTTCGTTGACACCGTGGCAGAAAACGCAGGTTGCACGCCACCCGATGCGCCCGCATTTCCGCGATTTCGTGGCCTATGCCTTCGAGGATTTCATCCCTCTGGGCGGGGACCGCTACTATGGCGAGGATGAAGCGATCGTCGGCGGCTTCGCCCGCCTGGGCGATCGGCGAATCATGTTGATCGGCCACGAAAAAGGGCACGATACCGAAAGCCGCCTGCGCCACAATTTCGGGATGGGCAAACCGGAAGGCTATCGCAAGGCGATCCGGCTGATGGAAATGGCCAGCCGTTTCGGCCTTCCGGTCGTCACTCTTGTGGATACTTCGGGCGCGTTCCCGGGCGTGGAAGCGGAAGAACGCGGCCAGGCCGAAGCGATTGCCCGCTCGACCGAGGCGTGCCTCGCGCTGGACGTGCCGATGGTGGCGACGATCGTGGGCGAAGGCGGTTCCGGCGGGGCGGTCGCGCTGGCCAGCGCCGAACGCGTGCTGATGATGGAACATGCCGTCTATTCGGTGATCTCGCCCGAAGGCTGTGCCTCGATTCTCTGGCGCACGGCGGAAAAAGCGCCCGAAGCGGCCGAAGCGATGAAAGTGACCGCGCGCGATCTGCTCAAGCTCGGCGTGATCGACCGGATCGTGCCGGAACCGGTGGGGGGGGCGCATCGCGATCCGCGCGCCGCCGCGCTGACGCTGCGCGATGCGATTGCCGAAGAACTGGACACGCTGGTGGCGATGGATCGTGGCGCGCTGCAACGCATGCGCGAAGATCGCTTCCTCGGCATTGGCGCGGGTGTGGAGCGGAAAACGAAATAG
- a CDS encoding tyrosine recombinase: MLAAERGAAANTLAAYRRDLEGAEEIVGDIAAADRESLIRLTRAWSGLAPSSLARKSSALRQFFGFLVDEGWRKDDPSSALPRPVTRRPLPRLLTHAEIEALFACAESEAESGRAEAVRMLALLELLYGSGLRASELVSLPLAAVPRDAPFVTVTGKGGQARMVPVGRRAGQALRQWLELRPDGGKFLFPSRGKHLSRIRLFQLLKDLAVRAGIAPEKVSPHVLRHAFATHLLEGGADLRVLQTLLGHADIATTQIYTHVDTARLVALVNERHPLARRAHAD, translated from the coding sequence ATGCTGGCTGCGGAACGCGGCGCGGCGGCCAACACGCTGGCCGCCTATCGCCGCGATCTGGAAGGGGCGGAGGAGATCGTCGGCGATATTGCCGCGGCGGATCGCGAATCGCTGATTCGCCTCACCAGGGCATGGTCGGGCCTTGCCCCGTCGAGCCTTGCCCGCAAAAGCTCGGCCTTGCGGCAGTTCTTCGGGTTTCTGGTGGATGAAGGCTGGCGCAAGGACGATCCCTCGTCCGCTTTGCCCCGCCCGGTGACACGCCGCCCGCTGCCCCGGCTGCTCACGCATGCGGAGATAGAGGCGCTGTTCGCCTGCGCCGAATCCGAAGCGGAAAGCGGCAGGGCTGAGGCCGTGCGCATGCTGGCTCTGCTCGAATTGCTCTATGGATCGGGTCTGCGGGCGAGCGAGCTCGTTTCCCTGCCGCTTGCCGCCGTGCCCCGCGACGCGCCGTTTGTTACCGTCACGGGCAAAGGCGGGCAGGCGCGGATGGTGCCGGTCGGCCGCCGGGCGGGGCAGGCGCTGCGCCAGTGGCTGGAACTGCGCCCGGATGGCGGGAAGTTCCTGTTTCCTTCGCGCGGCAAGCATTTGTCCCGCATTCGCCTGTTCCAGTTGTTGAAAGATCTCGCGGTGCGCGCCGGGATTGCGCCCGAAAAGGTCAGTCCGCACGTCCTGCGCCATGCTTTCGCGACTCATCTGCTCGAAGGCGGGGCGGACTTGCGTGTGCTGCAGACTTTGCTCGGCCATGCCGATATCGCGACAACGCAGATTTACACCCATGTCGACACGGCGAGGCTTGTCGCACTGGTGAATGAACGGCATCCTCTTGCCCGAAGGGCTCATGCGGACTAG
- a CDS encoding shikimate kinase, with amino-acid sequence MARIDRPIVLVGLMGVGKSSVGRRLAAVLDLPFTDADDAIEEAAQMTINDMFAMHGEQDFRDGERRVIARLMEEERGVIATGGGAFVNEETRKLILDKGLAVWLDADLDTLVERVGRKDNRPLLRDGNPRDILARLKTEREPAYAQAPIHVLSAPGPHQRTVNAILKAIDSWL; translated from the coding sequence ATGGCACGGATCGACCGGCCTATCGTCTTGGTCGGGCTGATGGGCGTCGGCAAATCGTCGGTCGGCCGCCGTCTGGCCGCGGTGCTCGATCTGCCGTTCACCGACGCCGACGATGCCATCGAAGAAGCCGCGCAGATGACTATCAACGACATGTTCGCGATGCACGGCGAACAGGATTTCCGCGACGGCGAACGGCGCGTGATCGCGCGGCTGATGGAAGAAGAACGCGGCGTGATCGCCACCGGCGGCGGCGCTTTCGTCAATGAGGAAACGCGCAAGCTGATTCTCGACAAGGGTCTGGCGGTCTGGCTCGATGCCGATCTCGATACGCTGGTCGAACGCGTCGGGCGCAAGGACAACCGGCCCTTGCTGCGCGATGGCAATCCGCGCGATATTCTGGCCCGGCTGAAGACGGAACGCGAACCGGCCTATGCACAGGCGCCGATTCACGTGCTCAGCGCCCCCGGCCCGCACCAGCGGACGGTCAATGCGATTCTGAAAGCGATCGATTCATGGCTGTGA
- the aroB gene encoding 3-dehydroquinate synthase, whose amino-acid sequence MAVIPVELAGRPYEVHVGTGLLADMITHCRGRLRKRGVPIVTDANVHAAWGAVVDHALREAGHEPHWRILPAGEATKSWDQLAATVNWLLECEVERGDHILALGGGVIGDLTGFAAAILKRGCHFIQLPTTLLAQVDSSVGGKTAINTPAGKNLVGAFHQPSLVLADLAALETLPARELGAGYAEVVKYGLIGDAPFFTWCEENGPALLARDTALREYAVAHSVKAKARIVAEDERETTGIRALLNLGHTFGHALEAETGFSDRLLHGEGVALGMVLAARYSAHIGLMGAGEARRIEDVIAASGLPAKLSQLGLDCDGRTLANHMLHDKKMDAGTLPFVLMKGIGQAFLARDVQLDDVAAFLDGELAR is encoded by the coding sequence ATGGCTGTGATTCCCGTCGAATTGGCCGGACGGCCTTACGAAGTCCATGTCGGCACCGGATTGCTGGCCGATATGATCACCCATTGCCGGGGCCGCCTGCGCAAGCGCGGTGTGCCGATCGTTACCGATGCCAATGTGCACGCGGCGTGGGGCGCGGTGGTCGATCACGCATTGCGCGAAGCGGGGCATGAACCGCACTGGCGCATCCTGCCTGCCGGCGAAGCGACCAAGAGCTGGGACCAGCTTGCCGCCACGGTCAACTGGCTGCTCGAATGCGAAGTCGAACGCGGCGATCATATTCTCGCGCTCGGCGGCGGAGTGATCGGCGATCTGACCGGGTTTGCCGCTGCGATTCTCAAGCGCGGGTGCCATTTCATCCAGTTGCCGACCACGCTGCTGGCGCAGGTCGATTCGTCGGTCGGCGGCAAGACCGCGATCAACACCCCGGCGGGCAAGAATCTCGTCGGCGCGTTCCATCAACCCTCGCTGGTGCTGGCCGATCTCGCAGCGCTCGAAACGCTGCCCGCGCGCGAACTCGGTGCGGGCTATGCCGAAGTCGTCAAATACGGTCTGATCGGCGATGCCCCGTTCTTTACATGGTGCGAGGAAAACGGCCCTGCCCTGCTCGCCAGGGATACGGCGCTGCGCGAATATGCCGTGGCCCACAGCGTGAAAGCCAAGGCCCGGATCGTGGCGGAGGATGAACGCGAAACCACCGGCATCCGCGCCCTGCTCAATCTCGGCCATACGTTCGGCCATGCGCTGGAAGCCGAAACCGGCTTTTCCGACCGCCTGCTCCACGGCGAAGGCGTGGCGCTGGGCATGGTTCTGGCCGCCCGCTATTCCGCGCACATCGGCCTGATGGGCGCCGGCGAAGCCCGCCGGATCGAAGATGTGATCGCCGCCAGCGGCCTGCCCGCGAAGCTTTCGCAGCTCGGCCTCGATTGCGACGGCCGCACACTGGCCAACCACATGCTGCATGACAAGAAGATGGACGCGGGCACTCTGCCCTTCGTGCTGATGAAAGGCATCGGACAGGCATTCCTCGCCCGCGATGTGCAATTGGACGATGTGGCGGCGTTTCTGGACGGCGAACTGGCGCGCTGA
- a CDS encoding tRNA-binding protein, whose translation MHLLHAPDAPVADQIAFEDFLKVDIRIGTVVGAEEFPEARKPSLKLRIDFGPAIGVKRSCAQIAALYKPDDLIGRQVAAVVNFPPRQIGKALSEVLTIGFADDQERVVLFSPDVPVPNGARLF comes from the coding sequence ATGCATCTCCTCCACGCCCCCGACGCACCGGTAGCAGATCAGATCGCTTTCGAGGATTTCCTCAAAGTCGATATCCGGATCGGCACGGTCGTCGGGGCGGAGGAGTTCCCCGAGGCCCGCAAGCCGAGTCTGAAACTCAGGATCGACTTCGGGCCTGCTATCGGGGTGAAACGGAGCTGCGCGCAGATCGCCGCGCTCTACAAGCCGGATGACCTGATCGGGCGGCAGGTGGCCGCCGTGGTCAACTTCCCCCCGCGCCAGATCGGCAAAGCCCTGTCGGAAGTGCTGACGATCGGTTTCGCCGACGATCAGGAGCGGGTGGTGCTGTTCTCGCCCGATGTGCCCGTGCCCAATGGGGCGCGGTTGTTCTGA
- a CDS encoding acetyl/propionyl/methylcrotonyl-CoA carboxylase subunit alpha — translation MFKKILIANRGEIACRVIKTARRMGIQTVAVYSDADARAPFVQMADEAVHIGPSPAAESYLIADKIIAACKQTGADAVHPGYGFLSERASFVEALEKEGIAFVGPPVNAIAAMGDKIESKKLAKESGVNVVPGYVGEIDDTEHAVRISNEIGYPVMMKASAGGGGKGMRLAYTEKDVREGFESVKREGLNSFGDDRVFIEKFIEDPRHIEIQVLGDKHGNVIYLNERECSIQRRHQKVVEEAPSPFVTPAMRKAMGEQCVALAQAVGYHSAGTVELIVSGADKTGESFYFLEMNTRLQVEHPVTEAITGVDLVEQMIRVAAGEELSIKQEDVKIDGWAIENRVYAEDPYRGFLPSTGRLVRYQPPVEGWTDDGAENGRRGVDGVRVDDGVYEGGEVSMFYDPMIAKLITWGKTRDEAADKQIKALDEFRIEGLGHNIDFVSAIMQHPRFRSGELTTGFIAEEYPEGFHGAAASPELLRDIAAIAGFLATAQADRARQIDNQLGGTALEPPAEWQVKIGDALHDVVIDEDTITVDGTPVDLSMAYTPGEPLVTAEIGDEEIAVKVEQRRAGFRLTTRGAIHDVRVLPARAAKYVHHMIEKIPPDLSRFLICPMPGLLVRLDVAEGDQVEIGQPLAVIEAMKMENILRAEKAGTVKSVNAKAGDSLAVDAIILELE, via the coding sequence ATGTTCAAGAAGATCCTCATCGCCAATCGCGGCGAAATTGCCTGCCGCGTGATCAAGACCGCCCGCCGCATGGGTATCCAGACGGTTGCCGTCTATTCGGACGCCGATGCGCGCGCGCCGTTCGTCCAGATGGCGGACGAAGCGGTGCATATCGGCCCGTCGCCTGCTGCCGAATCCTACCTGATCGCGGACAAGATCATCGCCGCCTGCAAGCAGACCGGGGCTGATGCCGTGCATCCCGGCTATGGCTTCCTGTCCGAACGCGCCAGCTTCGTGGAAGCGCTGGAAAAGGAAGGCATCGCTTTCGTCGGCCCGCCGGTGAATGCGATCGCCGCCATGGGCGACAAGATCGAATCCAAGAAGCTGGCCAAGGAATCGGGCGTCAACGTGGTGCCGGGCTATGTCGGCGAGATCGACGACACCGAGCACGCGGTGCGCATCTCGAACGAGATCGGCTATCCGGTGATGATGAAGGCTTCGGCTGGCGGTGGCGGCAAGGGCATGCGCCTGGCCTACACCGAGAAGGACGTGCGCGAAGGCTTCGAAAGCGTGAAGCGCGAAGGTCTGAATTCGTTCGGCGATGACCGCGTGTTCATCGAAAAGTTCATCGAAGACCCGCGCCATATCGAAATCCAGGTGCTGGGCGACAAGCACGGCAACGTGATTTATCTCAACGAACGCGAATGCTCGATCCAGCGCCGCCACCAGAAAGTGGTGGAAGAGGCGCCGTCGCCGTTCGTCACCCCCGCGATGCGGAAGGCGATGGGCGAACAGTGCGTCGCGCTGGCGCAGGCCGTGGGTTATCACAGCGCGGGCACTGTCGAACTGATCGTGTCGGGCGCGGACAAGACCGGGGAAAGCTTCTACTTCCTCGAAATGAACACCCGCCTGCAAGTGGAACACCCCGTTACCGAAGCGATCACCGGCGTCGATCTGGTCGAACAGATGATCCGCGTCGCGGCGGGCGAAGAACTGTCGATCAAGCAGGAAGACGTGAAGATCGATGGCTGGGCGATCGAAAACCGCGTCTATGCCGAAGACCCCTATCGCGGGTTCCTGCCGTCCACCGGCCGTCTGGTGCGGTATCAGCCGCCGGTTGAGGGCTGGACGGACGATGGCGCCGAAAATGGCCGCCGCGGCGTCGATGGCGTGCGCGTGGACGATGGCGTTTACGAAGGCGGCGAAGTCTCGATGTTCTATGACCCGATGATCGCCAAGCTGATCACCTGGGGCAAGACGCGCGACGAAGCGGCCGACAAGCAGATCAAGGCGCTGGACGAATTCCGCATCGAAGGCCTCGGCCACAATATCGATTTCGTCTCCGCGATCATGCAGCATCCGCGTTTCCGCTCGGGCGAACTGACCACCGGCTTCATTGCCGAGGAATATCCCGAAGGGTTCCACGGTGCGGCCGCATCACCCGAACTGCTGCGCGATATCGCCGCGATTGCCGGCTTCCTCGCCACCGCGCAGGCGGATCGCGCGCGCCAGATCGATAACCAGCTCGGCGGCACCGCGCTCGAACCGCCCGCCGAATGGCAGGTCAAGATCGGCGATGCGCTGCATGATGTGGTGATCGATGAAGACACCATCACTGTCGATGGCACGCCGGTCGATCTGTCGATGGCCTACACGCCGGGCGAACCGCTCGTCACCGCCGAAATCGGGGACGAGGAGATCGCGGTGAAAGTGGAACAGCGGCGCGCGGGCTTCCGCCTGACGACGCGCGGCGCGATCCATGATGTGCGCGTGCTGCCCGCGCGGGCCGCGAAGTATGTCCACCACATGATCGAAAAGATCCCGCCCGATCTTTCGCGCTTCCTGATCTGCCCGATGCCGGGCCTGCTCGTCCGTCTTGACGTTGCCGAAGGCGATCAGGTCGAAATCGGTCAGCCGCTGGCGGTGATCGAAGCGATGAAAATGGAAAACATCCTCCGCGCCGAAAAGGCCGGAACGGTGAAAAGCGTGAACGCCAAGGCTGGCGACAGCCTGGCGGTCGACGCGATCATTCTCGAACTGGAATAA
- the bioB gene encoding biotin synthase BioB — protein MSEVRNDWTREEIAALFDLPFMELVFRAAEVHRANHPHNQVQLSTLLSIKTGGCPEDCGYCSQSVKAESGVKATKLLGVQEVLQRAAQARDQGSTRFCMGAAWRNPKDRDMPAIIEMVQGVRAMGMETCMTLGMLTPAQADMLAEAGLDYYNHNIDTSPERYGEITSTRTMDDRLDTLSNVRGAGINVCSGGIVGMGETRADRVGFVHTLATLPSHPGSVPINALVPVKGTVLGDMLADTPLAKIDDIEFVRTVAVARITMPESMVRLSAGRESMSEATQALCFLAGANSLFTGDKLLTAPNAGDDNDAAMFARLGITPMPITQTEAEAEAARMPRGCAKLQAAE, from the coding sequence GTGAGCGAAGTCCGCAACGACTGGACGCGTGAAGAAATTGCCGCGCTGTTCGACCTGCCCTTTATGGAGCTGGTCTTCCGCGCGGCGGAGGTTCACCGCGCGAACCATCCGCACAATCAGGTGCAGCTGTCGACGCTGCTCTCGATCAAGACGGGCGGGTGTCCGGAAGATTGCGGCTATTGCAGCCAATCGGTGAAAGCGGAAAGCGGCGTCAAGGCGACCAAGCTGCTGGGCGTGCAGGAAGTGCTCCAGCGCGCCGCGCAGGCCCGCGATCAGGGCTCCACCCGGTTCTGCATGGGTGCCGCCTGGCGCAACCCCAAGGATCGCGACATGCCCGCCATCATCGAAATGGTGCAGGGCGTGCGCGCCATGGGCATGGAAACCTGCATGACGCTGGGCATGCTGACGCCCGCGCAGGCCGATATGCTGGCCGAGGCCGGGCTCGATTACTACAACCACAACATCGACACTTCGCCCGAACGCTATGGCGAAATCACCAGTACCCGCACGATGGATGACCGCCTCGATACGCTGTCCAACGTGCGCGGGGCGGGGATCAACGTCTGTTCGGGCGGCATTGTCGGCATGGGGGAAACCCGCGCGGATCGCGTCGGCTTCGTGCACACGCTGGCGACTTTGCCCAGCCATCCGGGCAGCGTGCCGATCAACGCGCTGGTGCCGGTGAAAGGCACCGTGCTGGGCGATATGCTGGCCGACACCCCGCTGGCGAAGATCGACGATATCGAATTCGTCCGCACCGTGGCGGTGGCGCGCATCACCATGCCGGAATCGATGGTTCGCCTTTCGGCGGGCCGGGAATCGATGTCGGAAGCGACACAGGCGCTGTGCTTCCTTGCCGGGGCAAATTCGCTGTTCACCGGTGACAAGCTGCTGACCGCGCCCAACGCCGGTGACGATAACGACGCGGCGATGTTCGCCCGGCTCGGGATCACGCCGATGCCGATCACGCAGACCGAGGCGGAAGCCGAAGCCGCCCGCATGCCGCGCGGCTGCGCCAAGCTGCAAGCCGCCGAATGA